Within Hydra vulgaris chromosome 02, alternate assembly HydraT2T_AEP, the genomic segment actatgTATGTAATATTACTATATATGATGTCGGCAATATTTTTTGCCAAGGAAAGACTATATTCACAATAAATACGGTTAGTTCATAATAAAAACCAAgcttttcatttaatattttatcattattccTAATTTGGTATTATTTAAGTTGCTGGATGTTCTGCTAATAATGATTATGATGGTGATAatagcgtttttttgaaaatgtaggtCATTCATATTGCAATCATATGCGCTGGTTACAAAGAAACTAAGCGTGTTGTAACGcttataaaatctattttgttCTATCGACGGCATCCACTTCACTTTCACTTTATATCAGATATTAGTGGAAGACATGTTTtacaagttttgtttaaaacatgGATGTTAAAGCAAGGTATTTTTCAATTggtttttattatgtaattttttcaaattgttattttatactattttttgtaaaaatacaaaatgttttaagtatatttatttctattaaattttcaaaatacaattaaatgataaaagcataatagtttttcaataataaaaaatgttttagttttgtttagtATTCTACCTTGTATATTTAAGAGCAATCGCATAAATTATTATCTTACTTATATCTAGTAACAATAATCAGGcaacaattaataattaattgtatttttgagaTAACCATAGgacaattatttttcaataaaatcaatttttttttaaacatttgtttaaaaaacagattttattaaaaatttaagcacTCCTCTCAAAGCTTATCACTTATGCTTCTCTCAAAGCTTATAACTTCTTCTCTTAAAGCTTATAACTTGTAGTAGAAGAATTGTGGTAGAACACTTGGCTCACAATCAAGAGGTTTGAGGTTCAAATCCACCTATGTCTCTCTCCACCACTCATATCCTCCTCTCTTAtccactctctctctctctctagaAGTACAGAGCTCAACCTGTTTCTCTATGCAGTTGCCTCTGGAGCTTAAAGGaagttaatttagttttaaaataaacctaaagcacaaatcttttttttttttgagaattcagttaaattagaaaatagtCTAGGCACTTGTAAAATGgctatataatttttgaattttttctttgtttagttGGAGTAAGTTTCTATGACGCAGAAAAACTGAAAGTAAATttagtcttctttttttttatttaaatttttttttgtgctaatGTAAGATGTTTggtagattttttgtttaaccagTAAGTCTTAgctgtaaatttatttagttgcaTGGTAGGTGTTTTTATGTAGCTACATGGTAGTATTTTATGTTgttgcatatttattttttatgtagttgcgtatttatgcatatttatgcatttttagGCAGATGTTGATTGGATTCCAAATACTCATTACTCCGGCGTTTATGGACTTATGAAGTTGACTTTGACTAGGGCTCTTCCAGAGTTCTTAAGCAAGGTacttttacttttcaaaaagtatttttataagttcttttaaaattattgccatataaattttgtaaatattttgtattttgtaagttacaaagttattatctcaatattaataaagttatatatactaaatataagtaattaatcataatatatataattgatgtTAACTTGGATTATAATATTTAGGTCATTGTACTTGATACAGATGTATTTTTCTTGACTGATTTAGCTGAACTATGGgctttctttaataattttacagaagatcaggttttaatttttattatttattacttatcatttttttcatttatcattttatcattttacttatcctttttttttgtaatttgtattaCATAAAGCTTTGATTAATCATTatggatatttttatttatggatATTTAGGCAATTGGTTTGGTCGAAAACCAGAGCCAGTGGTATACTGGAAAACTTTggaagaaatataaaatatggcCTGCTatagttagttttttattattattattattattattattattattattattatcattctTTATgcagaatattaaatttttacaatttctactttactgtttttcttttgtagagattgaaaaaatattaaaaataatttaatagcacaaaatatagttacttattctatttaaaaaaaagataatttcattggttttgttatatattttttaaattagactctaaaaaatgtaattttattatgattaaatttttttctgatttgtTTATCAGTTTTATGTACTCCATGAGGATTGCAAAAGCTACCAAATGTAAAAATACGATCAtatgtgaaaataataaataatattccATTTGCTGAAGTCTGTTGTTTAAGTTGATTGTTTTAAAAccttgtttgttgtttttaagattgTATTTCACCTGTCTTGGATTATTCCAACGGTTTTTTTGGGTACTTGGAATATATAGATGTGCTGGGTATCCAGCTTGGACACAGAAAAAATCTGCTGGAAAATCAGGACCAAACCAGGTACCCAGCACATCACaagttagaattttttttgcaactatGTAGTAGAATCTATACCCAAGAACAAtaatcatgttttaaaatttttttttgttttatttttgtcaatagtTTGGGTCATGGAGAGGTTCCTGTAGtgaaagcaaataaaacaaagtcCCAGTGAATCcagttgtaaaaaattgctttttttctttcataataCGTATATAATTTATGGAAACCTTTTTAACTGACACAAGTATGGCACCATGggcattaatcttttttttgacttaaacttttttaatatgacCAGTGTGAGTAAGACCTAAATATTTTTGCTCATAAATATTTAGGATCACTGTATGTtatgtatttgtttatatattttgtatttgtatatacagATGTATTTCctgattctttttttcttcaatcaCTATTATGAATAGAATTTGTGCTTATCTTTCTTAAGTACTCttgttgattttttcttttcaactcccgttgctatttttaaatgctcttaTTCCATCAAAGAAAACTTGGTTGATTAAGTtgtcaaagaaatttttgaaaccttttttactAGTAAAAAGTAGTTATGCAAAACTGGTTTGTTTTTCTTTCCATTAGGTCAAAAGTCTTTTAGAAGTTAATAGTTGTTATGAGCAACAGTCAACTTCATAACTTctttgtatttcaaaaaaataacaaggtTATGAACTATGTCCTGAATTGCCTGATTTATGAGTTTCAGTCACCTAATAGCTGAAGCATCACAAAATATATGCAGTCAAATAAATCAGGATCAAGTGTCTGAGGCGATATCAAAGTGATTGGCTTCAATGGTTTTGCAAGACCATCCCAGATCTGGTAGACCAACAGAATTTGATTTGGAGAATTTAAATCAGCTAATTGAGAGCAATCCAGGATTAACTATGCGTTGCTTAACAAATGAATTTGTATGCATTTATGGTACTATAGAATACCACATTGTCAAAATGGCAAGGACATCCAAGTTTAATGTTTGAATACCACACAAACATTCCAAAATTGATTTGGCAAAAATCATTGGAGTTTATCGGGAATTGCTGCTTTATTCCACCTAATTTTACCAACTTAGtgtcaacagttttttttttaatcataaatcaACAGGTTAGTGatcaaaacaaacattaatCTATTAAGGAGAAACTCTGACATCACCTCTGACATCACCTTCTTTGATTTATAACATAATATCAATAACATTCATTCAAGGCGTATATATTCATTCATGGAGTATATAGTTATGTCATTAACAAAAACACTTTAGAGTTAAGATTATCTGTgtgattattattttagatgaGAAACGACACAGAAGTAAGGATGAAACCCTTTAGTACTGGGAACCACATTCACACATTCATCATTATATGGCATATTTTCCCAGCTAAAagcatattcatatatatttatacaggCCTAAAACACTCCCCTAAAACAGTTTATGGaagcaatgtatatatatacacatacatggGAGCTGCTCCTCTAAACAGCTTCTTATGAGAGCTTTTGGCTTTTGCACAAGCtatctgtttatatatatatatatatatatatatatatatatatatatatatatataatatatatatataatgtaagtTCACCTCTCCAAgactgagaaggccactacagacgaggaggctacttagttgtggttataaccctctctcaactctataactccgaaacatgaaccttgacaaacaaggctgctgcgtggagaaacaagttgttatatatatatcttaatatttgttttatttttatttttaaattttgtgtatatattttgtaatactttattttgaatTGGCTATTTTGtctatcttttataaaaaaatttcagggcCGAGGTTTTAATACTGGTGTAATGTTGTTTGATTTACAAAAACTACGTAAGTTTCAATGGGCTAACCTTTGGAGAATGACCGcagaaaaacaacttttgaatttgttttcaACTGTTCTTGCTGACCAAGATGTTATTAATGCAGCTCTGAAGGACAATCCTCAAATTGTTTACAAACTTCCATGTCAATGGAATATCCAATTAAGTGATAATACAGAGAGTGAGTATTGCTATAATGAACTAATTGAACTAAAGGCCATTCATTGGAATTCACCAAACAAACACACTGGCAACAAACTAAAACATGTGGAATATTTTAGAAACATGTATCTTACTTTTCTTGAATACAATGGAAATTTGCTAAGGTAACAACTAAGATTTAGTTtaccaaatttaatttaatctttgatTTAGTAAACATATACATTAAATGTATGGCGTTattaaaatgacattattaatattaacataaactGTCAACAAACTGGagctaaattaaattttttttagaaaaagtattttttcctGCCTTATTCCTGGAGAAAATGCAACAGAAACAAGCagagaaaaaaagttatcagATAATGATCAATGTTATGATATTAAAATAGAGCAGTCAACAACAAGACGTGTACATTTGTATTATATGGACTATGATTATAAACCTGTATGTTTatcttgtttgattttttatttttattttcaagttttagtttaatttatttatatctattgcaaaatattaacattaaaagaaCTGTAATATAAGCATAATAACTGTTGAGTGTGAATAAATTAGCATAAGAGCTTTTGATGATGTCAAGTATCAGAACTGAGTTAAGTACTGGTATAAAagcctaaaaaataaattattagggTATAAtctttcttattaaaaatacatctaaaattgttattaaagtaataaaatgtatattaatttaatttgtaaacattcttataaacattttaaaagttttttagttttatagacataataaaatttctcctaatactattttgttattacttcaaagaaattttttctcgatttttaatactaatatacTCAGCTTTAATTACATAATGGTGGTGTCACTTTTTAATGGCTTCCCTAAAACCATCCCTTGTCAGTTggtctattttcaaaaaactgctGGAAACCTTTCATAAGTATTACCACAAGCAAAAAGACTTTTTGAACTCGAATCCACAACCTTGATtccataaaaagttaaatttataaataaacacaaaagttttaaataaatgtatagaatatgtataatataaatgtatagaatatattatttggaaaagtttttataaactttgttataaaaaaaaaaaagcattcaatatttttaataaaatgatttatttgatttgtacacatcaataaattcaatttttcttaatactatttttttcttatttttaagaaatttttattagacTTTTAATACTAGTATCTAGCTACACTTTTTAATGGCTTCCCTAAGATATTatagaaaataagaaataataaaggaGAATGAAcctaaaattatcaattttctGTGAAACATAATATGTAATAAGCTTTTAACTCTGAGGATAATCTTGAATTGGTTGTTTCAAAAGCATGAAAAGCTATAGCATAGTagcagttatatatatatatatatatatatatatatatatatatatatatatatatatatataatattaattatattaatattaaagtaGAGTTTCCACACATCATGTAAAACATGCAAATTATgccattctttattttttttaggtatgtaaaagcatgtttttaaaaaaaaaataattatgttaaaatgagaaaaatccatttttttattttcagccactagtttaaaaatttaatcacatTTTTAGCACACATTCACATATGTTTTCTACACTCCTCAGCTTTATCACACAACTCATCTCATATAGTTCTCACTTTAGTGGAGACATGGTTAAACTaggtcatttaaaaaattttgagaaataagttggtttattttaatgtaaatattgtgATGGTTTGAagttaacattaattttttcattaaaagattAACTTAATCAAGTAGGCGGAGTGATAAGTTTGGTATTAAATTTTGATACTAAGTAATGCTAGACTATGCTAgactttttttcattatgttTTGACTAATTGaatttagtaaacaaaattgtattataTTGGTATGTTAATAAATGTTGATAAAGCTTTTtcacacaatttaaaatagattCAGTAATTATCAGTTAAAagtttccttttaaaaaatccatccatatgctaaaat encodes:
- the LOC100213659 gene encoding xylosyl- and glucuronyltransferase LARGE2s isoform X4 gives rise to the protein MVRRCRFSKLINKLVILSVSCSVLLILWSLILDNLVKKNNKHTEESNGVTIKNDNQDKNVLKFQTTFHFSDPLEKDDKLTYDQVNLLTKELQYTQEIVNELKNAKFLKNDCKTFQLPDCQVIHIAIICAGYKETKRVVTLIKSILFYRRHPLHFHFISDISGRHVLQVLFKTWMLKQVGVSFYDAEKLKADVDWIPNTHYSGVYGLMKLTLTRALPEFLSKVIVLDTDVFFLTDLAELWAFFNNFTEDQAIGLVENQSQWYTGKLWKKYKIWPAIGRGFNTGVMLFDLQKLRKFQWANLWRMTAEKQLLNLFSTVLADQDVINAALKDNPQIVYKLPCQWNIQLSDNTESEYCYNELIELKAIHWNSPNKHTGNKLKHVEYFRNMYLTFLEYNGNLLRKSIFSCLIPGENATETSREKKLSDNDQCYDIKIEQSTTRRVHLYYMDYDYKPEVGDVTLMTHLSMDRIQILDLLSQHWEGPMSISLYASDAEAQQFTRYSSVSSFLRKRKNIGLHIVYKDGDLYPVNYLRNVALEHVQTTYVFLSDIDFLPMIGLYNYLRGLANITNMEKKAVVVPAFETYQYKLDYPLSKKQLIEYWGSQKVDTFRGEVWQQGHAATDFQRWKTSSTDYEVILQLANL